One genomic region from Torulaspora delbrueckii CBS 1146 chromosome 4, complete genome encodes:
- the CHA1 gene encoding L-serine/L-threonine ammonia-lyase CHA1 — MSYSHKSPLLNRRFKESEKDGPQFFLKYETLQPSGSFKSRGIGYLINSKAKEARSRDGSDVHVFSSSGGNAGLAAANASKLLNLNCTVVVPVTTKRHMIDRIQNAGSQVIVHGTHWGMADTYLKEVVMKKVPSNVEPLYVHPFDDPLVWEGHSFMIDEIVEQLQEQGRSMRDVKGIICSVGGGGLYNGIVGGLERHGYAGKIPIIAVETVGADALAKSLAAGKPVRLTEVTSIASSLGSPYIAQDSFEKAIRYKTRSFVQTDEEAVRTSLRFFQETNILVEPACAASVSLCYHVDELNKLLSCKLSSKDIVIVIVCGGSATTISDLEMLQRRYNPKL; from the coding sequence ATGAGCTACTCTCATAAGTCTCCGTTGCTGAATCGTCGATTTAAGGAATCTGAAAAGGACGGACCCCAGTTCTTTCTAAAATATGAAACCTTACAGCCAAGTGGAAGCTTCAAATCTCGAGGAATAGGGTATCTCATAAACAGTaaagcaaaagaagctAGATCCCGCGATGGATCGGATGTTCATGTGTTCAGCTCTTCTGGTGGGAATGCCGGTCTAGCGGCTGCCAATGCTAGCAAGCTGTTAAATCTCAATTGCACAGTGGTGGTTCCTGTCACCACCAAAAGGCATATGATTGATAGAATCCAGAATGCAGGTAGTCAAGTCATCGTTCATGGCACCCATTGGGGCATGGCTGACACttatttgaaagaggtAGTCATGAAAAAGGTTCCTTCAAATGTAGAACCTCTTTATGTTCATCCGTTTGATGACCCTTTGGTCTGGGAGGGACACTCTTTCatgattgatgaaattgtgGAACAATTGCAAGAGCAGGGACGCTCTATGCGAGACGTGAAGGGCATTATCTGCAGCGTGGGAGGAGGTGGACTATACAATGGTATCGTAGGTGGTTTGGAGCGCCACGGATATGCTGGCAAGATCCCAATCATTGCTGTCGAAACCGTCGGCGCAGACGCACTAGCTAAGTCGTTGGCGGCAGGAAAACCGGTGAGATTGACTGAAGTAACAAGTATTGCTTCCTCTCTGGGCTCGCCATATATTGCTCAGGACTCATTTGAAAAGGCTATAAGATACAAGACAAGGTCCTTTGTTCAGACGGATGAGGAAGCTGTACGGACAAGCCttagattttttcaagaaactaaCATTCTAGTAGAACCCGCTTGTGCAGCATCAGTTTCTCTTTGTTATCATGTCGATGAGTTAAACAAGTTGCTAAGTTGCAAATTGAGCTCAAAGGACATAGTGATTGTAATTGTATGTGGTGGTTCTGCCACGACTATTTCCGACCTCGAGATGCTCCAAAGACGATACAATCCGAAACTCTAA
- the TDEL0D06510 gene encoding sugar porter family MFS transporter, translated as MKGIKMKNIFAKVEERPTPPQIYNWRIYATAVLASTASVLIGYDSGFIGGCVSNPHFLPNFNIETGTTEADNTSANVISVFHAAAFFGALFGYPLAHYWGRRVGLIVVSAIGAIGAAVMMAAITGSLAPIYIGRVLTGFTVGASTNLTVVYLSEVSPSPIRGQIVALYELGWRVGDLVGFWINYGVVEHVPAGNRQWLIPMGVQVIPAAMFFAASFIMVESPRWLFQVGRDAEAVKNLTWLRNLTVDDEYMEWEINSIKESIEMQNRTVGNGIFDPAKEVFVNNTKYFKRLGITCCLFLFQNFMGIQALNYYSVQLFKSLGVKGTNASLFSSGLFGVCKFICTFIYVFLIVDCFGRRIAFLVSSSFCTIFFWYIGAYLKVADPTRPGADAGQGGKAAIAMMYLWTCSFIMAWSGGPFVWAAEVYEQNIRVFTQSLNAAVSWVPIFIMTRLTTNMVNTMHYGIFFFFASIALLSIPFVYFFVPETKGIPLEEIDKLFKKGTPARRAHTTVSEELKRVSDKDIISGSTNGDVDDYPKKKCEEVFIENASRSSGR; from the coding sequence ATGAAAGGcataaagatgaaaaatatATTTGCCAAGGTGGAAGAGAGGCCGACACCACCTCAGATCTATAATTGGAGGATCTATGCAACCGCGGTGCTGGCATCGACGGCTTCCGTTCTTATCGGTTATGACAGTGGGTTTATTGGAGGATGTGTGTCTAATCCACACTTTTTACCCAATTTCAATATTGAAACGGGAACTACAGAAGCTGATAATACTTCTGCCAATGTGATATCAGTTTTCCACGCAGCAGCTTTCTTTGGAGCATTATTTGGTTATCCTTTGGCGCATTATTGGGGACGTAGAGTAGGTTTAATTGTGGTTTCTGCCATTGGTGCTATCGGGGCCGCAGTGATGATGGCTGCCATTACGGGAAGTTTGGCACCAATTTACATTGGGCGTGTGCTCACTGGATTCACAGTCGGTGCATCAACAAATTTAACAGTTGTTTATTTGAGTGAAGTGTCACCTTCGCCTATTCGTGGTCAAATCGTTGCATTGTACGAGCTGGGATGGAGAGTTGGAGATCTCGTTGGGTTTTGGATCAATTATGGTGTGGTAGAACATGTGCCTGCTGGTAACAGGCAGTGGTTGATCCCTATGGGGGTACAAGTGATCCCAGCTGCGATGTTCTTTGCGGCTTCTTTTATCATGGTAGAATCGCCTCGTTGGTTATTCCAAGTTGGCCGTGATGCAGAAGCTGTCAAGAACTTGACTTGGTTGAGGAATTTGACTGTTGACGATGAGTACATGGAGTGGGAAATTAACTCTATTAAAGAATCTATCGAAATGCAAAATAGAACGGTTGGGAATGGGATTTTTGATCCAGCAAAGGAAGTGTTTGTTAACAACACCAAATATTTTAAGAGATTGGGAATCACTTGttgtctcttcttgtttcaAAATTTTATGGGTATTCAGGCATTGAACTATTACAGTGTGcaacttttcaagagtCTAGGTGTCAAGGGTACAAACGCCAGTCTATTTTCCTCGGGTTTGTTTGGTGTCTGTAAATTCATTTGCACATTCATTTACGTCTTCCTAATAGTGGATTGTTTTGGTAGACGTATTGCATTTTTGGTTTCGTCCTCCTTCTGTacaatcttcttctggtaCATCGGTGCTTATTTAAAGGTAGCTGATCCCACCAGACCTGGCGCGGATGCTGGTCAAGGTGGAAAGGCGGCCATTGCAATGATGTATCTATGGACATGCTCTTTCATAATGGCATGGTCTGGAGGTCCATTCGTTTGGGCTGCAGAAGTTTACGAGCAGAATATTAGAGTCTTTACTCAGAGTCTCAACGCCGCCGTCTCATGGGTCCCAATCTTTATTATGACTCGTCTCACCACTAACATGGTAAACACTATGCACTACGgtattttcttcttctttgcaagtaTCGCCCTACTATCCATTCCTTTCGTTTATTTCTTTGTTCCAGAAACTAAGGGTATTCCATTGGAAGAGATCGACAAGttattcaagaaaggtaCTCCTGCCCGTAGAGCTCATACTACTGTCAGTGAAGAACTCAAACGTGTTAGTGATAAGGACATTATTTCTGGTTCGACTAACGGCGATGTAGATGATTATCCAAAAAAGAAGTGCGAAGAAGTCTTTATCGAAAATGCGAGTCGTTCCTCTGGCAGGTAA
- the ZRT1 gene encoding high-affinity Zn(2+) transporter ZRT1 gives MSNTSDPWWMQWDPDTVTIHDDDVSDAWKTCVLQGVYFGENEYNGWMGARISSIFVILVLSTCCTLYPVVAKRVKWLKINKWFYSFARNFGIGVIIATAFIHLLDPAYAEIGGLSCVGMTGNWSIYAWCPAIMLLTIFLTFLTDLFSAVYVEKKYGKTHQHDFDEIEQTIVSPAEPVQDFERSQVEEDCDHDHHSNTKDKKSIDTFTDSDVDSTTADMSFKSEFAAFLILEFGVLFHSVMIGLNLGSVGEEFSTLYPVLVFHQSFEGLGIGARLSAIDFPQNKRWWPYALCLAYGLTTPICVAIGLGVRTTYNGESYVVNVVSGVLDAISAGVLIYTGLVEMLARDYLFNPHRTKDLRLLSFNVMSMLWGAGLMALLGKWA, from the coding sequence ATGAGTAATACTTCTGACCCTTGGTGGATGCAATGGGACCCTGATACGGTCACTATTcatgatgatgatgtgagTGACGCCTGGAAGACTTGTGTGTTGCAAGGTGTCTATTTCGGTGAAAACGAATACAATGGTTGGATGGGTGCTCGTATTTCCTCCATCTTTGTTATCTTGGTTTTGAGTACTTGCTGTACCCTGTACCCTGTTGTAGCCAAGAGAGtcaaatggttgaagatTAACAAATGGTTTTATTCTTTTGCTCGTAACTTCGGTATTGGTGTTATTATTGCTACTGCATTCATCCATCTATTGGACCCAGCATATGCAGAAATTGGTGGTTTGAGTTGTGTTGGTATGACCGGAAACTGGTCGATTTACGCTTGGTGTCCTGCCATCATGCTTCTTACCATCTTTCTCACTTTCCTAACTGACTTGTTCAGTGCTGTCTACGTGGAAAAAAAGTATGGTAAAACACACCAACATGATTTCGACGAGATCGAACAAACAATCGTTAGTCCAGCCGAACCTGTCCAAGATTTCGAAAGAAGtcaagtggaagaagacTGCGACCATGATCATCATTCCAACACAAAGGACAAGAAATCCATTGACACATTCACTGATTCCGATGTTGATTCAACTACCGCAGATATGTCCTTTAAGAGCGAGTTTGCagcatttttgattttagaATTTGGTGTGCTTTTCCACTCCGTTATGATCGGTTTGAACTTGGGTAGTGTTGGCGAGGAATTTAGTACCTTGTATCCAGTTCTAGTCTTCCACCAGTCCTTCGAAGGTTTGGGTATTGGGGCAAGATTGTCTGCTATCGATTTCCCCCAAAACAAACGTTGGTGGCCATATGCTCTGTGCCTTGCTTACGGTTTGACTACCCCAATCTGTGTTGCCATCGGTCTAGGTGTTCGTACAACTTACAACGGCGAATCTTACGTTGTAAACGTCGTTTCCGGTGTTCTTGACGCTATCTCAGCAGGTGTTCTAATTTACACTGGTTTAGTCGAAATGTTGGCCAGAGATTATCTATTCAACCCTCACAGAACAAAGGATTTGAGACTTTTGTCTTTCAACGTCATGAGTATGCTATGGGGTGCAGGTCTTATGGCATTGCTAGGAAAGTGGGCTTAA
- the TDEL0D06530 gene encoding alpha-glucosidase: MPEVKNHPETLPKWWKEATVYQIYPASFKDSNNDGWGDMKGIASKLEYLKDLGIDAIWISPFYDSPQDDMGYDIANYEKVWPTYGTNEDCFKVIEKTHEMGMKFITDLVINHCSSEHEWFKESRSSKTNPKRDWFFWKTPKGYDENGAPIPPNNWRSYFGGSAWTFDEHTKEFYLRLFAETQPDLNWENEDCRKAIYESAVGYWLDHGVDGFRIDVGSLYSKVPGLPDAPVVDKGSPWQSSDPYCLNGPRIHEFHQEMNKFIRTRVKDGKEIMTVGEMQRAPDEVKKMYTSAARHEMGELFNFTHTDHGTSPLFRYKLVPASFKSWKLGLAELFTFINGTDSWSTVYLENHDQPRSITRFADDSPKYRVTSGKLLSVLLTALAGTLYVYQGQELGQINFKNWPVEKYEDVEVRNNYAIIKKEHGENSQEMKDFLEGIALISRDHARTPMQWSHEEPNAGFSGPGAKPWFHLNESFRDGINVEDESKDPNSVLSFWKKALKFRKEHKDVAIYGYDFDFIDLDNEKLFSFTKKYGKKTLFAALNFSSENLDFQIPSEGSYKLVFGNYADGNVEDASKTLKPWEGRIYIHDSSSLLQTVKDKIFMRE; this comes from the coding sequence ATGCCTGAAGTGAAGAACCATCCAGAAACTCTACCAAAGTGGTGGAAAGAAGCTACCGTTTATCAAATCTACCCAGCTAGTTTCAAGGACTCGAATAATGATGGTTGGGGTGATATGAAAGGTATTGCTTCAAAGTTGGAGTACCTAAAAGATCTTGGCATCGATGCCATTTGGATTTCTCCTTTCTATGATTCTCCGCAGGATGATATGGGTTATGATATTGCTAATTATGAGAAGGTTTGGCCTACTTATGGCACCAATGAAGATTGCTTCAAAGTGATTGAAAAGACCCATGAAATGGGTATGAAATTTATTACGGATTTAGTTATCAACCATTGTTCCAGTGAACACGAATGGTTCAAGGAATCTAGATCCTCCAAGACTAACCCTAAGCGTGATTGGTTTTTCTGGAAAACACCAAAGGGTTATGATGAGAATGGTGCTCCAATTCCACCAAACAATTGGAGATCTTACTTTGGGGGGTCTGCTTGgacttttgatgaacatACCAAGGAATTCTACTTGCGTTTATTCGCGGAGACTCAACCCGATCTAAACTGGGAAAACGAGGACTGTAGAAAGGCCATTTACGAAAGTGCTGTGGGTTACTGGTTGGACCACGGCGTTGACGGTTTCAGAATCGATGTTGGTAGTTTGTACTCCAAGGTTCCAGGTTTGCCAGATGCTCCAGTTGTTGACAAGGGCTCTCCATGGCAAAGCAGTGACCCATACTGTTTGAATGGACCAAGAATTCATGAGTTTCACCAAgaaatgaacaaatttATCAGAACCAGGGTCAAGGATGGTAAAGAAATTATGACTGTCGGTGAAATGCAACGCGCCCCTGATGAGGTCAAGAAAATGTACACCAGTGCAGCCAGACACGAAATGGgtgaattgttcaatttcaccCATACCGATCACGGTACTTCTCCATTGTTCCGTTACAAGCTGGTTCCCGCTAGTTTCAAGAGCTGGAAATTGGGTTTGGCAGAATTgttcaccttcatcaacgGTACCGACAGTTGGTCCACAGTCTATTTGGAGAACCATGATCAACCTCGTTCTATTACTAGATTTGCAGACGATTCTCCCAAGTACCGTGTTACCTCTGGTAAACTTTTGTCCGTTTTGCTAACTGCTTTGGCTGGTACTCTATATGTTTACCAAGGCCAAGAATTGGGTCAAATTAATTTTAAAAACTGGccagttgaaaaatacgaagatgttgaagtGAGAAACAACTACGCCATTATCAAGAAGGAACACGGTGAAAACtcccaagaaatgaaagatttcttggaaggTATTGCCTTGATCTCTAGAGATCACGCCAGAACTCCAATGCAATGGTCCCACGAAGAACCAAATGCTGGTTTCTCCGGTCCTGGAGCCAAGCCATGGTTCCACTTGAACGAATCCTTTAGAGATGGTATCaacgttgaagatgaaagcaAGGACCCAAACTCTGTCTTGAGTTTCTGGAAAAAGGCCTTGAAATTCAGAAAGGAACACAAGGACGTCGCCATTTATGGTTACgattttgatttcatcGACCTGGACAACGAGAAATTATTCAGTTTCACCAAGAAGTATGGTAAAAAAACCCTTtttgctgctttgaacTTCAGCTCCGAAAATCTTGACTTCCAGATTCCAAGCGAAGGTTCCTATAAATTGGTTTTCGGTAACTACGCCGATGGCAACGTTGAGGACGCAtccaagactttgaagcCATGGGAGGGAAGAATCTACATTCATGATAGTTCCTCCTTATTGCAAACCGTCAAGGACAAGATCTTTATGCGTGAATGA
- the TDEL0D06520 gene encoding sugar porter family MFS transporter, producing the protein MKNLAKIVNRKNRKAQIEPEIVRAGASTTVSLNKDDFEMEDVEKKKQNGALELDHLEFTSDVAQLNDQPDENQHAINVINAADDANEADDEEKSMSLMQALKKYPKAAAWSVLVSTTLVMEGYDTALLNALFALPVFQRKFGSISKAGEYEISSQWQIGLNMCIYVGEIIGLQLTGFLVFGNRYTMIGALGLLTAYIFIVYYCQILAMIAVGQILSAMPWGCFQSLAVTYASEVCPLALRYYVTTYSNVCWLFGQIFSAGIMKNSQSNLADSELGYKLPFALQWIWPAPLVLGIFLAPESPWYLIRKDRFAEAKKSLNRILSGSGPEKEIQVDLKMEQIRLTIEKERKAKQKQGTFWDLFKGVDGRRTRITCLTWVAQNSSGSVLLGTQLISSRELVWILPIAFTFSIISYLLGLVGTALSWIISGRLGRRQILAGGLFFQMLVLLVIGGLGFSDSPGASNGAGGLLLALSFFSNVGIGSVCYCIVAEMPSAELRTQTIVLARNSYNLMAVVNAILTPYMLNTGDWNWGAKTGLYWGGMTALTLAWVIIDLPETAGRTFSEINELFARGVPARKFKSTIVDPFGKGRIADDIQDDDKEAEVTSVFRQDNGSICT; encoded by the coding sequence ATGAAGAACCTAGCAAAAATAGTCAATCGTAAGAATAGGAAGGCTCAGATAGAGCCGGAGATTGTTCGCGCTGGAGCTTCAACGACTGTAAGTTTGAATAAGGATGATTTTGAGATGGAAgatgttgagaagaagaaacagaatGGTGCTCTAGAACTTGATCATTTAGAATTCACTTCTGATGTTGCTCAATTAAATGATCAACCTGATGAAAATCAACATGCAATTAATGTGATTAACGCTGCTGATGATGCTAATGAggctgatgatgaagaaaaaagcATGAGTTTGATGCAGGCTTTAAAAAAATATCCAAAGGCTGCAGCTTGGTCTGTGTTGGTTTCCACTACTTTGGTTATGGAAGGTTACGATACCGCATTACTAAATGCTCTTTTTGCTTTACCtgtatttcaaagaaagtttGGTTCTATCAGTAAGGCCGGTGAGTACGAAATCTCCTCGCAATGGCAGATCGGTTTGAACATGTGCATCTATGTTGGTGAAATAATAGGTTTGCAATTAACTGGTTTCTTGGTTTTCGGTAATCGTTACACGATGATTGGCGCATTGGGGCTATTAACCGCTTATATTTTTATCGTGTATTACTGTCAAATTTTGGCCATGATAGCTGTTGGTCAAATTTTATCAGCTATGCCATGGGGTTGTTTCCAAAGTTTGGCAGTCACTTATGCTTCTGAAGTTTGTCCCTTGGCATTGAGATACTATGTAACCACCTATTCCAATGTGTGCTGGCTTTTTGGTCAGATTTTCTCCGCAGGTattatgaaaaattctcaatcaaACTTGGCAGATTCGGAGCTGGGTTATAAATTGCCTTTCGCTTTGCAATGGATTTGGCCAGCTCCTTTGGTCTTGGGGATTTTCTTGGCTCCCGAGTCACCTTGGTATTTGATCAGAAAGGATAGGTTCGCCgaagcaaagaaatctTTAAACAGAATCTTAAGTGGTAGTGGTCCAGAGAAGGAGATTCAGgtggatttgaagatggaaCAAATTAGATTGACTATCGAAAAGGAAAGAAAGGCCAAGCAGAAACAGGGTACATTTTGggatcttttcaaaggtgtTGATGGTAGAAGAACTAGAATTACATGTTTAACCTGGGTGGCTCAAAATTCAAGTGGTTCTGTGCTATTGGGTACTCAACTTATTTCTTCGAGAGAGCTGGTATGGATACTTCCAATCGCCTTCACTTTCTCCATTATCTCATACTTGCTCGGTCTTGTTGGTACCGCACTTTCTTGGATAATCTCAGGACGTTTAGGTAGGCGGCAGATCTTGGCTGGTGGCCTATTCTTCCAAATGCTCGTCCTACTCGTCATTGGGGGTCTAGGTTTCTCTGATAGTCCAGGTGCCAGTAACGGTGCTGGTGGTTTGTTATTAGCTctgtctttcttctccaatgTTGGAATCGGTTCAGTGTGTTACTGTATCGTCGCTGAAATGCCATCCGCTGAACTAAGAACCCAAACGATTGTGCTTGCGCGTAACAGTTATAATTTGATGGCTGTCGTAAATGCTATCCTAACGCCTTACATGTTAAACACGGGAGACTGGAATTGGGGTGCCAAGACAGGTCTATATTGGGGTGGTATGACAGCTCTGACCTTAGCATGGGTTATAATTGATCTGCCTGAGACTGCTGGGAGAACTTTTAGTGAAATTAATGAGCTTTTCGCTAGAGGAGTTCCTGCTagaaaattcaaatctACGATTGTCGATCCTTTCggaaaaggaagaatcGCTGACGACATACAAGACGATGATaaagaagctgaagttACAAGTGTATTCCGCCAAGATAATGGAAGTATTTGCACTTGA
- the TDEL0D06570 gene encoding uncharacterized protein, which translates to MGEISDTASKLDQEFIENIQNREKQRETNSRGSSEDPRRILREYECYDKLGYSFSTRKKWTILTIIFITQLSMNFNASAYPHAIPLIAKEFGVSTQAANTSQMIFLVSYGFGCELWAPWSEEYGRWRVMQLSLLFSNIWQILGGLAPNFGTIIVARFLGGMSLAGGSVTLGVVADMFDPIDHGYAVAFIVLSSVCGSVIGPIFGGLMQEHLSWHWNFWIQLIFNGVAQILHFFIVPETRSSVLVDREAKRRRESGEDPTIYGPGEDKKMDFHHVFTTWVRPFHMFVCEPIVLFCSLLSGFADHLIFICNQSFGPIFMQWGFSITAQGLIFIAVLIGYLLAYVFHVVDVFYQKRDVEKIANSPRGPERRLLLLLYLVPWLAIGLFGFAWTSMGPAYTPWIAPAIFAALIGIANYSIYMATIDYMVAAYGPYASSATGGNGLARDVLSGIAAMYANPLYDNIGGKFHYQWASTLLGCLAILCTIPIYIFYWKGPEIRDKSKFAQELSQTFEDDRGHRGLDKAGRPSFESYRKPIAGDNGLESYQKPTTNMRDLESYNKPTTELHDFNA; encoded by the coding sequence ATGGGTGAAATTTCAGATACTGCATCCAAACTCGATCAAGagttcattgaaaatattcaaaatcGTGAAAAGCAGCGGGAGACCAATTCTCGTGGCAGTTCAGAGGATCCACGCCGTATTTTACGGGAATACGAATGCTATGATAAGCTGGGATATTCGTTTTCTACTAGAAAGAAATGGACTATTTTAACGATTATTTTTATCACTCAGTTGTCGATGAATTTTAACGCTAGTGCGTATCCGCACGCTATCCCTCTGATAGCGAAGGAGTTCGGAGTTAGCACGCAGGCTGCTAATACAAGTCAAATGATCTTCCTGGTGTCATATGGTTTTGGTTGTGAACTATGGGCCCCTTGGAGTGAAGAATACGGAAGATGGAGAGTGATGCAACTGAGTTTGCTTTTCTCTAACATTTGGCAAATTCTTGGTGGGCTGGCTCCAAATTTCGGTACGATTATTGTGGCAAGATTCTTAGGTGGTATGTCATTGGCAGGAGGTTCTGTGACGTTGGGTGTCGTGGCCGATATGTTCGATCCTATAGATCACGGTTATGCCGTTGCGTTTATTGTTTTATCCTCTGTGTGCGGTTCTGTCATTGGTCCCATCTTCGGTGGTTTAATGCAGGAACATCTTTCGTGGCattggaatttttggatACAGCTGATCTTTAATGGTGTGGCTCAAATTTTGCATTTCTTTATTGTACCAGAGACCAGATCATCTGTGCTGGTTGATAGAGAAGCTAAGCGTCGTCGTGAGAGTGGTGAAGATCCAACTATCTATGGTCCCGGTGAGGATAAGAAAATGGATTTCCACCATGTGTTTACCACATGGGTGAGACCTTTCCATATGTTCGTCTGCGAACCGATTGTCTTATTCTGCTCCCTTTTATCAGGTTTCGCTGATCATTTGATCTTTATTTGCAATCAATCGTTTGGACCTATTTTCATGCAATGGGGATTTTCAATAACCGCTCAAGGTCTTATCTTCATTGCAGTGTTAATCGGTTACCTCTTAGCCTACGTATTCCACGTCGTCGATGTCTTTTACCAGAAAAGGGACGTTGAGAAAATCGCCAATAGTCCTAGAGGCCCTGAACGTAGGTTACTACTGTTATTATACTTAGTACCTTGGTTGGCAATTGGCTTGTTCGGTTTTGCATGGACGTCGATGGGACCTGCTTACACACCTTGGATAGCACCTGCAATTTTTGCCGCTCTAATCGGTATTGCAAACTACAGTATCTACATGGCAACAATCGATTATATGGTTGCAGCTTATGGCCCTTATGCTTCTTCTGCTACAGGTGGTAATGGTTTGGCGCGTGATGTTTTGAGTGGTATAGCCGCAATGTATGCGAATCCACTTTATGATAACATTGGAGGAAAGTTTCATTACCAATGGGCCAGTACCTTATTAGGTTGTTTGGCAATTTTGTGCACAATTCCTATCTATATCTTTTACTGGAAAGGTCCAGAGATTAGAGACAAAAGTAAATTTGCACAAGAGTTGTCccaaacttttgaagatgataggGGACATAGAGGACTTGATAAAGCCGGGAGACCTAGCTTTGAATCTTACCGAAAGCCTATTGCTGGTGATAATGGCCTGGAGTCATATCAAAAACCTACCACCAACATGCGTGATCTGGAATCATATAACAAGCCTACAACAGAACTACATGACTTTAACGCTTGA
- the TDEL0D06560 gene encoding aquaporin family protein yields MSDIENNRPKTDHSSSDNLTRVGDYDPIGARSDRPPLDQRESKKSGYGLFPYRPRYPKLRVGSETIRGHCVAAFGEFCGTFMFLWCAYVIANIANHDVSLEATADGSHPGQLIMIALGFGFSVMFSVWCFSGVSGGALNPAVSLSLALSRAIKPTRCLVHWIAQMLDGMAAGGAAHAMTPGGVRFANSLGLGCSRSRGLFIEMFETTILCFTVLMTAIESKDGSFMAALPIGISLFISHLACTAYTGTGVNPARSFGAALAAKSFPTYFWIYWIGPLLGAILASAIWQALQWLNYADVVALEKKAKEEVLA; encoded by the coding sequence ATGTCCGACATTGAAAATAATAGACCAAAAACTGATCATTCAAGCTCTGATAATCTTACTAGAGTAGGGGACTATGACCCTATAGGAGCCAGGTCAGATAGACCGCCTTTGGATCAACGTGAATCAAAGAAGTCTGGTTATGGTTTATTTCCTTATAGACCTAGGTACCCAAAGCTTCGTGTAGGTTCAGAAACCATCAGAGGTCATTGTGTGGCAGCCTTTGGTGAGTTCTGCGGGACCTTTATGTTCTTGTGGTGTGCCTATGTGATTGCGAATATTGCCAATCACGATGTCTCGTTGGAGGCAACGGCTGACGGATCACACCctggtcaattgattatGATTGCCCTAGGTTTTGGTTTTTCTGTTATGTTTTCTGTCTGGTGTTTTTCCGGTGTCTCTGGTGGTGCTTTGAACCCTGCAGTGTCCTTGAGTTTGGCACTGTCAAGGGCTATCAAGCCAACTAGATGTCTTGTTCACTGGATCGCCCAGATGTTGGACGGTATGGCTGCTGGCGGTGCTGCACACGCTATGACTCCAGGGGGAGTTCGCTTTGCAAATAGTTTGGGTTTAGGATGTTCCAGAAGTCGTGGTTTGTTCATAGAGATGTTTGAAACAACAATCTTGTGTTTTACTGTTCTAATGACTGCCATTGAATCGAAAGACGGATCTTTCATGGCTGCTTTGCCCATCGGTATCTCGCTTTTTATCTCACACTTGGCTTGTACTGCTTACACAGGGACAGGTGTTAATCCTGCCAGGTCCTTCGGCGCCGCATTGGCTGCTAAATCTTTCCCAACCTACTTTTGGATTTACTGGATTGGTCCTCTTCTGGGTGCTATCTTGGCCTCAGCTATCTGGCAAGCACTACAATGGCTAAATTATGCCGATGTTGTTGCTCTGGAAAAAAAAGCCAAGGAGGAGGTATTAGCTTAA